One window of Triticum dicoccoides isolate Atlit2015 ecotype Zavitan chromosome 5A, WEW_v2.0, whole genome shotgun sequence genomic DNA carries:
- the LOC119300217 gene encoding protein trichome birefringence-like 16, with product MRLVCVNGLRFRHLRLAFLAIFAVFLLWKWDKGSLYSPGILRPEPLVLNRNTSMEEDPPIIDPLVQSVTEVGKEGISAPPPLSIVHNSEDVADNAGTAPPQKKECDYRNGEWVPDNHRPLYSGPRCKRWLSESWNCRLTQRTDFAYEKFRWQPEGCDMPAFQAAQFLTRMQDKTIAYVGDSLGRQMFQSMMCMLAASGKHDSDVEDVGSKYGMAQTHRAKRPTRSVGSAYRFRSTNTTVLYYWSSTLCDLEPLRRSNPAAGYAMHLDRPPSFLKKNLHRLHVLVLNTGHHWNRGKLKANKWEMYASGAPNNNREIASMWKAKNFTIHGVIKWLDAQLPRYPHLKVFYRSLSPRHFFNGEWNTGGTCNNKDPLAKGNRVFQNHSEDADSEGAAKGTRIKLLDITALSRLRDEGHISKYSIRATPGVQDCLHWCLPGVPDTWNEILSAQL from the exons ATGAGGCTGGTGTGTGTAAATGGCCTGAGATTCAGGCACCTCAGGCTTGCGTTCCTCGCCATCTTTGCGGTGTTTCTTCTTTGGAAATGGGATAAGGGATCACTGTACAGTCCTGGTATCCTCCGACCGGAGCCATTGGTCTTGA ATCGGAATACCTCCATGGAGGAAGACCCCCCCATCATCGATCCATTGGTGCAGTCGGTCACTGAAGTAGGAAAGGAAGGCATTTCTGCACCTCCACCTCTGTCCATAGTTCATAACTCTGAAGATGTCGCTGATAACGCGGGAACAGCACCTCCTCAGAAGAAAG AATGTGACTACAGGAATGGAGAATGGGTTCCTGATAACCACAGGCCACTGTATTCTGGCCCCAGATGTAAAAGATGGCTCTCTGAGAGCTGGAACTGCAGATTGACACAACGCACAGATTTCGCTTACGAGAAATTTAGATGGCAGCCTGAAGGCTGCGATATGCCAGCGTTTCAAGCTGCCCAATTCTTGACAAG AATGCAGGATAAAACCATTGCTTATGTAGGCGACTCTTTAGGGAGGCAGATGTTCCAGTCGATGATGTGCATGCTTGCGGCATCTGGGAAACATGATTCAGATGTGGAAGATGTTGGCTCCAAGTACGGAATGGCCCAGACACATCGTGCAAAACGACCAACACGGTCAGTAGGCTCGGCCTACCGGTTCCGGAGCACAAACACGACCGTCCTGTATTACTGGTCATCGACGCTCTGCGATCTGGAGCCTCTCAGGCGATCAAATCCAGCTGCCGGTTACGCCATGCACCTTGATCGCCCACCTTCGTTTCTCAAGAAGAACCTTCACAGGCTCCACGTCCTTGTTCTGAACACCGGGCATCACTGGAACAGGGGTAAGCTGAAGGCGAACAAGTGGGAAATGTACGCCTCAGGAGCACcgaataacaaccgagagatcgccAGCATGTGGAAGGCGAAAAACTTCACTATACATGGTGTTATTAAGTGGCTAGATGCCCAGCTTCCTAGATATCCCCACCTGAAGGTATTCTACAGATCACTGTCACCAAGGCATTTCTTCAATGGGGAGTGGAACACCGGAGGCACTTGCAACAACAAAGATCCTTTGGCCAAGGGTAACAGGGTGTTTCAGAATCATTCCGAAGATGCCGACAGCGAAGGAGCGGCAAAAGGCACTAGGATCAAGCTCTTGGATATCACCGCGCTTTCACGGCTACGCGACGAAGGGCACATATCAAAGTACAGTATCAGAGCTACACCAGGGGTCCAAGATTGCTTGCACTGGTGCCTTCCTGGTGTTCCAGACACATGGAATGAAATACTGTCCGCTCAACTGTAG
- the LOC119300219 gene encoding arginine/serine-rich coiled-coil protein 2-like, which translates to MAPSASSSSSGTDSSGSSSSSGSDRRVRRRHSRRKDAAPSTSSSSALKVRKDRKSRHKRRRRERRKSRSDDDSYSSASSYDSDREASGRSRKHKKSSRSRKSRERERSKDRHHKRDKSKHREKKESERSSGPVQLSKFLGREEEESGKRSVISGKKIMMKLEKSKEDKAAESKRNELLKFLNASYD; encoded by the exons ATGGCGCCGTccgccagctcctcctcctccggcacggACTCCtccggttcctcctcctcctcggggagCGAccgccgcgtccgccgccgccacaGCCGCCGCAAGGACGCCGCGCcgtccacgtcctcctcctccgcgCTGAAGGTGCGCAAGGACCGCAAGTCCCGCCACAAGCGCCGCCGCCGGGAGAGGCGGAAGTCCCGTTCGGACGACGACAGCTACAG TAGCGCAAGCTCCTATGATAGTGACCGCGAGGCATCTGGCAGATCACGTAAGCATAAGAAGAGCAGTAGATCAAGGAAG TCTAGGGAAAGAGAGCGAAGCAAGGATAGGCATCATAAACGGGACAAGAGTAAACATAGAGAG AAGAAAGAGAGTGAACGTTCTAGCGGTCCGGTCCAACTTTCCAAG TTCCTTGGTCGCGAGGAGGAGGAAAGCGGCAAAAGGAGTGTTATCTCTGGTAAAAAG ATAATGATGAAGCTTGAGAAATCCAAGGAAGATAAGGCGGCTGAGAGCAAGCGCAATGAACTGTTGAAGTTTCTGAATGCCAGTTATGATTGA